A section of the Castanea sativa cultivar Marrone di Chiusa Pesio chromosome 12, ASM4071231v1 genome encodes:
- the LOC142620183 gene encoding uncharacterized protein LOC142620183 → MCMEVLGFLISLRCEEKLWDLAHASRGGLAFSHLFFADDLVLFAKANLKNYISVRETLDTLCELSGQKVHLNKSKVHFSPNTSPETREELCEVLGIHSTPNLGKYLGFPIKHPGSSTQDFNFVVERVQNKLQGWKASLLSMAGRVVIAQSVLSATSAYVM, encoded by the coding sequence ATGTGTATGGAAGTGCTTGGGTTTCTCATCTCACTGAGATGTGAAGAGAAGTTGTGGGATTTGGCTCATGCTTCAAGAGGTGGGCTTGCCTTTTCCCACCTTTTCTTTGCCGACGACCTTGTTCTTTTTGCAAAAGCTAATTTGAAGAACTACATTAGTGTGAGAGAGACCTTGGATACCTTATGTGAATTATCAGGTCAAAAAGTTCATTTGAATAAGTCTAAAGTCCATTTCTCTCCTAACACTAGTCCAGAAACGAGAGAGGAATTGTGTGAGGTGCTTGGCATTCACTCGACCCCAAATCTTGGCAAGTACTTAGGCTTCCCGATAAAGCATCCTGGCTCATCAACTCAAGATTTCAATTTCGTGGTGGAAAGGGTGCAGAACAAGCTGCAAGGCTGGAAAGCAAGCCTATTATCGATGGCAGGAAGGGTAGTGATTGCCCAATCTGTTCTCTCAGCCACCTCTGCTTATGTGATGTAG